One window of the Dehalococcoidales bacterium genome contains the following:
- a CDS encoding DUF58 domain-containing protein encodes MPKNLPLLLCQIYPALLLLAAAAVFPAEGVYYPVLCAALALAAIVFMITRRPPRHHIVLDTALIFLVPVLLAIPLEKLNNFTSVTGGAIALALSLPAFYLLDYHLRENARHNEITVAAAPTRRPTHIFYSLLAAVPVMLLVALVSGRMILMMADAAFLLYLLATLAGVLVKIPHPAFTTAAIAKRLVAGTAGDVPFELNSRSSLPLRVLLSPAVPWAEIKPGQAVLNQGVNRFVLSLKPPLAGQAHPQLKVKALDPRGLFYVSELLEPVNLHVIPRGEYAAWLAQRYLDQTHTGSAAAAETKNKANAMRSAEYRESRDYRPGDPLRDIDWKHTLKLSQLIVREYKGAGGQGAIIAVNLAVTDEEAADMLAFYLITTALTLAREEIPTALTAYNQREVVSSTRVLQPAAAVTQALALTGEISIAAGSERRLEPADVAKIRRTMRQLRQVKTAPARRLLELLDYEHRTTEEAAKQHPATRALAAVTRDTPAPAMIFVVSQFNHDAEAILVNTEKLAGKNYSVVPVASA; translated from the coding sequence ATGCCTAAAAATTTACCGCTGCTATTATGTCAAATTTACCCGGCGCTGCTATTGCTGGCGGCGGCGGCCGTTTTCCCGGCGGAAGGCGTCTATTACCCGGTACTGTGCGCGGCCCTGGCGCTGGCAGCGATAGTCTTTATGATAACGCGGCGGCCGCCGCGCCACCACATCGTCCTGGATACGGCGCTGATATTTTTAGTCCCCGTGCTGCTGGCCATACCCCTGGAAAAACTGAATAATTTTACGTCCGTCACGGGCGGGGCGATAGCGCTGGCGCTTAGCCTGCCCGCTTTTTACCTGCTGGACTACCACCTGCGGGAAAACGCCCGGCACAATGAAATTACTGTAGCCGCCGCCCCAACGCGGCGGCCCACGCACATTTTCTATTCACTGCTGGCGGCGGTGCCGGTAATGCTGCTGGTAGCGCTGGTATCAGGCAGAATGATATTAATGATGGCGGATGCGGCTTTCCTGCTCTATTTGCTGGCGACGCTGGCCGGAGTACTGGTCAAAATACCCCACCCCGCCTTTACCACCGCCGCCATAGCCAAAAGGCTGGTGGCCGGGACGGCCGGGGACGTGCCCTTTGAACTGAATAGCCGGTCGTCTTTACCGCTGCGCGTTTTATTGAGTCCCGCCGTACCCTGGGCGGAAATTAAGCCCGGACAGGCAGTCCTGAACCAGGGCGTCAACAGATTTGTCTTAAGCCTCAAGCCGCCGCTGGCGGGGCAGGCCCACCCTCAACTAAAGGTAAAGGCGCTGGACCCGCGCGGGCTGTTTTACGTCAGTGAACTGCTGGAGCCGGTGAACCTGCACGTTATCCCCCGCGGGGAATACGCCGCCTGGCTGGCACAGCGGTACCTGGACCAGACCCATACCGGCTCCGCCGCGGCGGCGGAAACGAAAAACAAGGCGAACGCCATGCGCAGCGCGGAATACAGGGAAAGCCGCGACTACCGGCCCGGCGACCCCTTGAGGGACATCGACTGGAAGCACACTTTAAAGCTGAGCCAGCTTATCGTGCGGGAGTATAAAGGGGCGGGGGGACAGGGGGCCATTATCGCGGTGAACCTGGCGGTAACGGATGAAGAAGCGGCGGACATGCTGGCTTTTTACCTGATAACCACGGCTCTGACGCTGGCCCGGGAGGAAATACCCACCGCCCTGACCGCCTATAACCAACGGGAGGTGGTCAGCAGCACCCGCGTTTTACAGCCGGCGGCGGCAGTGACGCAGGCCCTGGCGCTGACCGGGGAAATCAGCATAGCGGCGGGGAGCGAAAGGCGGCTGGAGCCGGCGGACGTTGCTAAAATACGGCGCACCATGCGGCAGCTGCGCCAGGTGAAAACGGCGCCCGCCCGGCGTTTGCTGGAACTGCTCGACTACGAGCACCGCACCACGGAAGAGGCGGCCAAACAGCACCCGGCCACCCGCGCCCTGGCGGCGGTCACGCGGGATACGCCCGCCCCGGCGATGATATTCGTGGTATCACAGTTCAACCATGACGCCGAGGCCATACTGGTGAACACGGAAAAGCTGGCGGGGAAAAACTACAGCGTGGTGCCGGTGGCCAGCGCCTGA
- a CDS encoding formate transporter FocA yields the protein MVEPVDNNNGPTTTFDELLPAEMAAKAQSIGIKKANLDFLSTFALAVLAGAFIALGCIFFTISQTSGGVAMPWGVSRVIGGVAFSLGLILVIVGGAELFTGNNLIVMAWASRKLSTWRVLRNWGIVYLGNLCGAVATALFVFWGMHYNMDKGAVGVTALNIGLGKVNMGFAQALILGILCNAMVCMAVWLTYSARTVLGRISAIIFPIAGFVAAGFEHCVANMYFIPYSILIKAGAADSFWTTAGVSASSYDRLTWGNFFVKNLIPVTIGNIIGGVFFVALVYWVIYLRGKTAKTA from the coding sequence ATGGTAGAACCAGTAGATAATAACAACGGACCAACCACTACCTTCGACGAGCTGCTACCGGCGGAAATGGCTGCCAAAGCGCAATCAATCGGTATTAAAAAAGCCAATCTGGATTTCCTCAGCACCTTCGCCCTGGCCGTTCTGGCCGGCGCCTTCATCGCCCTCGGCTGTATCTTCTTCACCATCTCCCAGACCAGCGGCGGCGTTGCCATGCCCTGGGGCGTCAGCCGGGTTATCGGGGGCGTCGCCTTCAGTCTCGGCCTGATTCTGGTAATCGTGGGGGGCGCCGAGCTGTTTACCGGCAACAACCTGATTGTGATGGCCTGGGCCAGCCGCAAACTTTCCACCTGGCGCGTGCTGCGCAACTGGGGCATCGTGTACCTGGGCAACCTGTGCGGGGCAGTGGCTACCGCGCTTTTCGTTTTCTGGGGAATGCACTACAACATGGACAAAGGAGCGGTGGGCGTAACCGCGCTGAACATCGGCCTGGGCAAGGTCAACATGGGATTCGCGCAGGCGCTTATCCTGGGCATCCTTTGTAACGCCATGGTCTGCATGGCGGTATGGCTGACCTACAGCGCCCGCACCGTGCTGGGACGCATCTCCGCCATCATCTTCCCCATCGCCGGCTTCGTGGCGGCCGGGTTCGAGCACTGTGTGGCGAACATGTATTTCATACCCTATTCCATCCTGATTAAAGCCGGGGCGGCGGACTCTTTCTGGACGACCGCCGGAGTGAGCGCCTCCAGCTACGACCGCCTCACCTGGGGCAACTTCTTCGTGAAGAACCTGATACCGGTGACCATCGGCAACATCATCGGCGGCGTGTTCTTCGTCGCTCTCGTCTACTGGGTAATCTACCTGCGCGGCAAGACCGCCAAGACGGCCTAA
- the glmU gene encoding bifunctional sugar-1-phosphate nucleotidylyltransferase/acetyltransferase has protein sequence MKAVILAAGEGHRMRPLTANRPKVMLPVAGRPILEHLLVEVKEAGVREFIFVVGYCDKQVRGYFGDGEKWGVSIAYSEQRKQLGTADAIRAAGGMIKENFLVINGDVIISRADIKRLMRSARSAMAVTEVQDPRGLGIVELAGDKVVSIHEKSKNPPTLMANTGLYLFTPEIFDAIARTEKSPRGEYEITDSLQIIIDQKDGLRFVEIKSWLDLSYPWDLLRANEVMMAGLASANLGEVEPNVTLKGAVAIGEKTVVRSGAYIIGPVIIGAGCDIGPNCFIRPSTTIGDGCHVGAAVEVKNSIIMNNSKVPHLNYVGDSVIGEGCNLGAGTKIANLRLDKQNIHVNGLDTRRRKLGAIIGDNVETGINASINVGSIIGSNTFIGPGAVASGAILPDSKIL, from the coding sequence TTGAAAGCCGTAATTTTAGCGGCGGGGGAGGGCCACCGCATGCGCCCGCTTACCGCCAACAGGCCCAAGGTAATGCTGCCGGTAGCCGGCCGGCCCATCCTGGAGCATTTGCTCGTGGAAGTGAAAGAGGCCGGCGTCCGGGAGTTTATCTTTGTGGTCGGCTATTGTGATAAGCAGGTGCGCGGCTATTTCGGGGACGGGGAGAAGTGGGGGGTGTCTATCGCCTATTCCGAGCAGCGCAAGCAGCTCGGCACCGCGGACGCCATAAGGGCGGCGGGGGGTATGATTAAGGAAAACTTCCTGGTCATTAACGGCGATGTCATCATCAGCCGGGCGGATATCAAGCGCCTGATGCGAAGCGCCCGCAGCGCCATGGCCGTGACGGAGGTCCAAGACCCGCGCGGCCTGGGTATCGTGGAGCTGGCCGGCGATAAGGTGGTGAGCATCCACGAGAAGTCCAAGAATCCCCCCACCCTGATGGCCAATACCGGTTTATACCTCTTCACGCCGGAGATATTCGACGCCATCGCCAGAACGGAGAAGTCCCCCCGCGGCGAGTATGAGATAACCGACTCTCTCCAGATAATTATCGACCAAAAAGACGGCCTCCGTTTCGTTGAAATAAAGTCGTGGCTGGACTTGAGCTATCCCTGGGATTTATTAAGGGCTAACGAGGTCATGATGGCCGGGCTGGCCTCCGCCAATCTCGGCGAGGTGGAGCCTAACGTGACGCTCAAGGGCGCGGTGGCTATCGGGGAGAAGACCGTGGTGCGGTCCGGCGCTTATATCATCGGGCCGGTCATTATCGGGGCGGGGTGTGATATCGGCCCCAACTGCTTTATCCGCCCCTCCACCACCATCGGCGATGGCTGCCACGTGGGGGCGGCGGTGGAGGTCAAGAACTCCATTATTATGAACAACAGCAAGGTGCCGCATTTGAACTATGTGGGTGACAGCGTCATCGGCGAGGGGTGCAACCTGGGCGCCGGGACTAAAATAGCCAATCTGCGCCTGGACAAGCAGAATATCCACGTTAACGGCCTGGATACGCGGCGGCGCAAGCTGGGGGCCATTATCGGGGACAACGTGGAAACCGGCATCAACGCCTCCATCAACGTGGGCAGCATTATCGGCAGCAATACCTTCATCGGGCCGGGAGCGGTGGCCAGCGGCGCTATTTTGCCGGACTCGAAGATACTTTAA
- the glmS gene encoding glutamine--fructose-6-phosphate transaminase (isomerizing): MCGIVGYIGDKQAQPVLLNCLAKLEYRGYDSCGIAIANGSIAVYKDAVRVKVLAKNLTPHEGTAGVGHTRWATHGEPSKLNAHPHCDCTGRIAVVHNGTINNFLKLREQLTAEGHTIVSETDTEVIPHLIEKYYQGDFEQAVEMALKDIEGAYTMIAVMAGEPRLIAARKDSPLIIGVGDRENLLASDVPALLDYTSRVIYLEDGDVAVITAADIGIKRYGVPITPEVHKITWSMEDAQKGGYEHFMLKEIHEQPRVIRDTLAEYIAAAEPAADLIGSQGGPEELLIMACGTSYHAGLVGKYIIENLVDIPVRVEIADEFSYAGHASAMNRAIVITQSGETSDVLKAVKKLKEKGSYTIAITNVVGSTISRAVDKTIYTRAGPEISVAASKTYIAQLIALYWLALPYSRVDIGRLDSLVMELRQLPVKVQQVLDNESKIAVVAKKLAVYENVFYIGKGVNYPVALEGALKLKEISYIHAEGYAAGELKHGPFALLGEKTPVVALAAEDNTYEAIVTSIKEIKARRSPVLAVVSEEDEVMPGLADMIITRPPIESLFSPVINSVVLQLLAYFVAKERGCPIDFPRNLAKSVTVE, from the coding sequence ATGTGCGGCATCGTCGGTTACATCGGAGATAAACAGGCCCAGCCCGTGCTTCTCAACTGCCTGGCCAAGCTGGAGTACCGCGGCTATGACTCCTGCGGCATCGCTATCGCCAACGGGAGCATCGCGGTCTATAAGGACGCCGTGCGCGTTAAAGTCCTCGCCAAGAACCTGACTCCGCACGAGGGGACTGCCGGCGTCGGGCACACCCGCTGGGCTACTCACGGCGAGCCGTCCAAGCTCAACGCCCACCCGCATTGTGACTGCACCGGCCGCATCGCCGTGGTTCATAACGGCACCATCAATAATTTCCTCAAGCTGCGGGAGCAGCTAACCGCCGAGGGCCATACCATCGTTTCGGAAACGGATACGGAAGTAATACCGCACCTGATAGAAAAGTATTACCAGGGCGACTTCGAGCAGGCCGTGGAAATGGCGCTGAAGGACATCGAGGGCGCCTATACCATGATTGCCGTGATGGCCGGCGAGCCCCGCCTTATCGCCGCCCGTAAGGACAGCCCGCTGATTATCGGCGTCGGCGACCGCGAGAACCTGCTGGCTTCCGATGTGCCGGCGCTGCTGGACTACACCAGCCGGGTGATTTACCTGGAAGACGGCGATGTCGCCGTTATTACCGCCGCTGATATCGGCATCAAGCGGTACGGCGTCCCCATCACCCCGGAAGTGCACAAGATAACCTGGAGCATGGAAGACGCGCAAAAGGGCGGCTACGAGCACTTTATGCTCAAGGAAATCCACGAGCAGCCCAGGGTCATCCGGGACACCCTGGCGGAATATATCGCCGCCGCCGAACCGGCCGCCGACCTTATCGGGAGTCAGGGCGGCCCGGAAGAGCTGCTCATCATGGCCTGCGGCACTTCTTATCACGCCGGCCTGGTGGGCAAATATATCATTGAAAACCTGGTCGATATCCCGGTCAGGGTGGAAATCGCCGACGAGTTTTCCTACGCCGGCCACGCTTCGGCCATGAACCGGGCGATTGTTATCACTCAATCCGGTGAGACCAGCGATGTCCTCAAGGCGGTCAAGAAGCTCAAGGAAAAGGGCAGCTACACCATCGCTATCACCAACGTGGTCGGCAGCACCATCAGCCGCGCCGTGGACAAGACCATCTACACCCGGGCCGGGCCGGAGATAAGCGTGGCCGCCAGCAAGACCTACATCGCCCAGCTTATCGCTCTATACTGGCTGGCGCTGCCTTACTCCCGGGTGGATATCGGCCGGCTGGATTCGCTCGTTATGGAGCTGCGGCAGCTGCCGGTCAAGGTGCAGCAGGTGCTGGACAACGAATCGAAAATCGCGGTGGTGGCTAAAAAGCTGGCCGTTTATGAGAACGTTTTTTACATAGGCAAGGGCGTCAACTACCCGGTGGCACTGGAAGGGGCGCTCAAGCTGAAGGAAATTTCCTATATCCACGCGGAAGGCTACGCCGCCGGGGAGCTGAAACACGGCCCCTTCGCGCTGCTTGGCGAAAAGACGCCGGTGGTGGCGCTGGCGGCGGAAGACAATACCTATGAGGCGATTGTCACCAGCATCAAGGAAATCAAGGCCCGGCGCTCCCCGGTACTGGCCGTCGTCAGCGAGGAAGACGAGGTGATGCCCGGTCTGGCGGACATGATCATTACCCGCCCCCCCATAGAGTCGCTCTTTTCCCCGGTAATCAACTCGGTGGTCTTGCAGTTACTGGCATACTTCGTGGCCAAAGAGCGCGGCTGCCCCATCGACTTCCCCCGTAATCTGGCTAAAAGCGTTACCGTGGAATAG
- the glmU gene encoding bifunctional sugar-1-phosphate nucleotidylyltransferase/acetyltransferase, producing the protein MKQAVILAAGEGQRLRPFTVTRPKTMISIADRPILHFIIESLARNGIRDIVFVVGYHKEQVYDYVGSGEKFGVKVSFVTQETQLGTAHALSQVKDMVGDEFLVLPGDNLIEAPTIADFLDIEPEAVLVKRVKDPASYGVVDIEGGEVKGIVEKPKEAGGNLVNTGIYAFTRDVFKYTESVLDIPDALNNMIADGCSIKALETAGTWLDVIYPWDIITLNNAILQNIEPGVGGTVEDGVVLKGKVVIGHDTVVRSGSVIYGPAVIGSGCEIGPQACIMPSASIGDNVVISSFSQVKNSVIGNDVNLGPGCFISDSIIDKGCVIKGRFTAFGGKSDVRVNDVVPSISVGVIMGEGCKVEGNVTAQAGAIVGNGCQVQLSRTLSGRYPDKSLIY; encoded by the coding sequence ATGAAACAGGCAGTGATTCTGGCGGCGGGCGAGGGACAGCGGCTTCGACCTTTTACCGTGACCCGGCCCAAGACGATGATTTCCATCGCCGACCGGCCTATTTTGCACTTTATCATCGAGTCGCTGGCGCGCAACGGCATCCGCGATATCGTTTTCGTGGTGGGCTATCACAAGGAGCAGGTCTACGATTACGTTGGCTCCGGGGAGAAGTTCGGCGTCAAGGTGTCTTTCGTCACCCAGGAAACGCAATTAGGCACCGCCCACGCTTTATCCCAGGTCAAGGACATGGTGGGGGACGAGTTTCTCGTGCTTCCCGGCGATAACCTGATTGAAGCGCCCACCATCGCGGACTTTCTGGATATTGAGCCGGAAGCTGTCCTGGTCAAAAGGGTGAAAGACCCCGCCAGCTATGGCGTGGTGGACATTGAGGGCGGGGAGGTAAAGGGCATCGTGGAGAAGCCCAAAGAAGCGGGCGGTAACCTGGTCAACACCGGCATCTACGCCTTCACCAGGGACGTCTTTAAGTACACCGAGTCCGTCCTGGACATACCGGACGCGCTGAACAACATGATTGCGGATGGCTGCTCCATCAAGGCGCTGGAGACCGCGGGCACCTGGCTGGATGTGATTTATCCGTGGGACATTATCACTTTGAACAATGCCATTCTCCAGAACATCGAGCCCGGCGTGGGCGGCACGGTAGAGGACGGCGTTGTCTTGAAGGGGAAGGTGGTTATCGGCCATGATACCGTGGTCAGGTCCGGCTCCGTTATCTACGGCCCGGCGGTCATCGGCAGCGGCTGTGAAATCGGCCCGCAGGCCTGCATCATGCCGTCCGCCAGCATCGGCGATAACGTGGTCATTTCCTCTTTTTCCCAGGTCAAGAACAGCGTCATCGGTAATGACGTAAACCTGGGGCCGGGCTGCTTTATTTCCGACTCCATTATAGACAAGGGCTGCGTGATTAAGGGGCGGTTTACCGCGTTCGGCGGCAAGAGCGATGTCAGGGTCAATGACGTCGTCCCGTCCATCAGCGTCGGCGTCATTATGGGCGAGGGCTGTAAGGTGGAAGGCAACGTCACCGCGCAGGCGGGCGCCATCGTCGGCAACGGCTGCCAGGTACAGCTTTCCCGCACCCTCAGCGGCCGCTACCCGGATAAAAGCTTGATTTATTAG
- the glmM gene encoding phosphoglucosamine mutase, translating into MKLFGSSGIRTLYDRNLLDTAFRVGLAVGKIHQNVIVGRDTRTSGDAMKHAVMAGLLAAGAQCSDAGITPTPTLAFATRGFNAGVMITASHNPPEYNGLKLLNPDGSSFDTPQQAEIENIMAAESFTLAGWEEVKPGEAYAGAVENHIEAILADFPSALHIKVVVDAGCGAAAGVTPRLLERLGCEVVALNCYNSGFFPRGIEPNEENLPELCLKVKENGAAVGIAHDGDADRMMAVDERGRFISGDKLLAILIKAAGAKDVVTTLDASMAVDEMGVKIRRTKIGDTWVSEELRKGGDFGGETAGAWIFPSISLCPDGIYAAAQIAALAAKSSLAEMADAVPAYPLLRGSLGSKGVSLPRLEAELMKLQPLRTSKIDGLKLDFADGWLLVRPSGTEPRMRLTAEAKTEAAVKQLYDKAVQAVNNSVENGVKAI; encoded by the coding sequence ATGAAGCTTTTCGGCTCATCCGGCATACGTACCCTTTATGATAGGAACCTGCTGGATACGGCGTTCCGGGTAGGGCTGGCGGTAGGGAAAATCCACCAGAACGTCATCGTCGGCCGGGACACCCGCACTTCTGGGGATGCCATGAAACACGCCGTGATGGCCGGATTGCTGGCCGCCGGCGCGCAATGCAGTGACGCCGGCATTACCCCTACCCCCACCCTCGCCTTCGCCACCCGCGGCTTCAACGCCGGCGTGATGATTACCGCCTCCCACAACCCCCCGGAATACAATGGCCTCAAGCTCTTGAACCCGGACGGCTCGTCTTTTGATACCCCGCAGCAGGCGGAGATAGAAAATATTATGGCGGCGGAGTCTTTTACGCTGGCGGGATGGGAAGAGGTAAAGCCGGGGGAAGCGTACGCCGGCGCCGTTGAAAATCATATCGAGGCTATACTGGCGGACTTCCCGTCCGCGTTGCATATCAAAGTGGTAGTGGACGCCGGCTGCGGCGCCGCGGCCGGGGTAACGCCCCGCCTGCTGGAACGCCTTGGCTGTGAGGTCGTGGCGCTGAACTGCTATAACAGCGGCTTTTTCCCCCGGGGCATCGAGCCGAATGAGGAAAACCTGCCAGAGCTTTGCCTGAAAGTCAAGGAGAACGGGGCGGCGGTGGGTATCGCCCATGACGGCGACGCCGACCGCATGATGGCGGTGGATGAGCGCGGCAGGTTTATCTCCGGGGACAAGCTTTTGGCGATATTGATTAAAGCGGCCGGCGCTAAAGACGTGGTCACCACGCTGGACGCTTCCATGGCTGTGGATGAAATGGGCGTGAAGATACGCCGGACGAAGATAGGTGATACCTGGGTTTCCGAGGAACTAAGGAAGGGCGGCGACTTCGGCGGGGAAACGGCGGGCGCCTGGATTTTCCCCTCCATATCCCTCTGCCCGGACGGCATCTACGCGGCAGCGCAAATCGCCGCGCTGGCCGCCAAATCCAGCCTGGCGGAGATGGCGGACGCCGTGCCGGCCTATCCGCTTTTACGGGGCAGCCTGGGCAGTAAAGGCGTGTCCCTGCCCCGTCTTGAAGCCGAACTAATGAAGCTGCAGCCGCTCAGGACGAGTAAAATCGATGGCCTGAAGCTGGATTTTGCGGACGGCTGGCTGCTGGTGCGCCCTTCCGGCACCGAGCCCAGGATGCGCCTCACCGCGGAGGCGAAAACGGAAGCCGCGGTAAAACAGCTTTATGATAAGGCCGTGCAGGCGGTCAATAATTCAGTAGAAAACGGAGTAAAAGCAATTTGA
- a CDS encoding MoxR family ATPase, whose translation MTLTTDKGQTLMKDIIAEVSRVVIGKDEAKELLLIALLSRGHVLIEGLRGTAKTTVARTFAGAIGGSFKRVQGTPDMLPADILGFNLYRADGTSKFMPGPIFANVVLADELNRTTPRTQSALLEAMQEQQVTIEGETRQLEQPFIVIASQIPAGGPGTSPMSEVQTDRFMFRVWSGISSPEEEDRILKDIDAISESRVKAIATASDILRLQESVKKVFVADSVRRYIVDIVDKLRQHQDLMHPPSTRASIALYNGARARAFFQARDYVIPDDVKALLLPALLHRLQVNYEAEMESINTESIITEAAAQVPVPKPEHA comes from the coding sequence ATGACGCTAACGACGGACAAAGGACAAACGCTAATGAAGGACATCATCGCCGAGGTGTCCCGGGTGGTCATCGGCAAGGACGAGGCCAAGGAACTGCTGCTGATAGCCTTGCTCAGCCGAGGCCACGTGCTCATCGAGGGGCTGCGGGGCACGGCCAAGACCACGGTGGCGCGCACCTTCGCCGGGGCTATCGGGGGCAGTTTCAAACGCGTCCAGGGCACGCCGGACATGCTGCCGGCGGACATATTGGGATTCAACCTCTACCGCGCGGACGGCACGTCCAAATTCATGCCCGGCCCCATCTTCGCCAACGTGGTGCTGGCGGACGAACTCAACCGCACCACGCCGCGCACCCAGTCCGCCCTGCTGGAAGCGATGCAGGAACAGCAGGTCACCATCGAAGGGGAAACGCGGCAGCTGGAGCAGCCGTTCATCGTCATCGCCAGCCAGATACCCGCCGGCGGTCCCGGCACCTCGCCGATGAGCGAGGTACAGACCGACCGTTTCATGTTCCGCGTCTGGAGCGGCATTTCCAGCCCGGAAGAAGAAGACCGTATTCTGAAAGACATCGACGCCATCAGCGAGTCGCGGGTCAAAGCCATTGCCACGGCGTCGGATATTCTACGGCTCCAGGAAAGCGTTAAAAAGGTATTTGTCGCCGACAGCGTCCGCCGCTACATCGTGGACATCGTCGACAAGCTGCGGCAACACCAGGACCTGATGCACCCGCCCAGCACCCGCGCCAGCATCGCGCTGTACAACGGCGCCCGCGCCCGCGCCTTTTTCCAGGCCAGGGACTACGTTATCCCGGATGACGTTAAAGCCCTGCTTCTGCCCGCGCTGCTCCACCGTTTGCAGGTCAACTACGAGGCGGAAATGGAAAGCATTAACACGGAGTCGATTATCACGGAGGCGGCGGCCCAGGTGCCCGTGCCGAAACCGGAACATGCCTAA
- the thiC gene encoding phosphomethylpyrimidine synthase ThiC, translated as MTQLEIARRGDISPQMEKVAAIEELDVELIRQGLAQGTIVIPANPGHAGLVPGGVGKGLATKVNANIGTSSDFGDERTELAKLKAAIDAGADAVMDLSTGGDIPSIRRAVVAASAKPIGTVPVYQAGIGAIERCGAIVKMTADDIFEAIEDNARDGVDFVTVHCGVTRGAIARLKQQGRVTDVVSRGGAFMVGWMLHNDCENPLYEQYDRLLDIAREHDVTLSLGDGMRPGSLADATDRTQIEELLTLGELVQRAWDAGVQVMVEGPGHIPLDQIETNVKLQKAICKGAPFYVLGPLVTDIAAGYDHITGAIGGAIAAMAGADFLCYVTPSEHLAIPDIDDVREGVMASRIAAHAADIVKGIKGAAERDRQMSLARKRLDWPEQARLALDPEKVARVHQQRSTTGSACSMCGQYCAMELVGKYLGVNAAKC; from the coding sequence ATGACACAGTTGGAAATAGCGCGCCGGGGCGATATCTCACCTCAAATGGAAAAGGTCGCGGCAATTGAAGAACTGGACGTTGAGTTAATCAGGCAGGGACTGGCCCAGGGGACTATCGTTATCCCCGCCAACCCCGGCCATGCCGGTCTGGTGCCGGGCGGCGTGGGCAAGGGGCTTGCCACCAAGGTCAACGCCAACATCGGCACCTCATCGGACTTCGGTGATGAGCGCACGGAGCTGGCCAAGCTGAAGGCGGCTATAGATGCCGGGGCGGACGCGGTCATGGACTTGAGCACCGGCGGGGACATCCCTTCCATCCGCCGCGCCGTCGTCGCCGCCAGTGCAAAGCCCATCGGCACGGTGCCGGTCTACCAGGCGGGCATCGGGGCTATTGAAAGGTGCGGCGCCATTGTCAAGATGACCGCCGACGATATTTTTGAAGCTATCGAGGACAACGCCCGTGACGGCGTGGACTTTGTTACCGTGCACTGCGGCGTCACCCGGGGCGCCATCGCCCGACTCAAACAGCAGGGACGGGTGACGGACGTGGTCTCCCGCGGCGGCGCTTTCATGGTGGGGTGGATGCTGCATAACGACTGCGAGAACCCGCTTTATGAGCAGTACGACCGCCTGCTGGATATCGCCCGGGAACACGATGTTACCCTTTCCCTCGGCGACGGTATGCGGCCCGGCAGCCTGGCGGACGCCACGGACAGGACCCAGATTGAAGAGCTTTTAACCCTCGGCGAGCTGGTGCAAAGGGCCTGGGACGCCGGGGTGCAGGTGATGGTGGAGGGCCCGGGGCACATTCCGCTCGACCAGATAGAAACCAACGTCAAGCTGCAAAAGGCCATCTGCAAGGGCGCGCCTTTCTACGTGCTGGGGCCGCTGGTCACGGATATCGCCGCCGGGTACGACCATATTACCGGCGCCATCGGCGGGGCCATCGCCGCCATGGCCGGGGCGGACTTTCTCTGCTACGTGACGCCCTCGGAGCACCTGGCTATCCCGGATATCGATGATGTCCGGGAGGGGGTTATGGCTTCCCGCATCGCCGCCCACGCCGCGGATATCGTTAAGGGGATAAAAGGGGCGGCGGAAAGGGACCGGCAGATGTCCCTGGCCCGCAAACGTCTTGACTGGCCGGAGCAGGCCAGGCTCGCCCTTGACCCCGAGAAAGTGGCGCGGGTGCATCAGCAGCGTTCCACCACCGGGTCGGCCTGCAGCATGTGCGGCCAGTACTGTGCCATGGAGCTGGTAGGCAAGTACCTGGGTGTTAATGCCGCCAAATGCTAA